The Mercurialis annua linkage group LG2, ddMerAnnu1.2, whole genome shotgun sequence genome contains a region encoding:
- the LOC126668556 gene encoding 30S ribosomal protein S12, chloroplastic-like: MVTLRDGVDDGRNFSDEEKDPMTSKELNEEPKGDLSVNFSTITPKKPNSTLRKVARVRLTSGFEITAYIPGIGHNSQEHSVVLVRGGRVKDLPGVRYHIVRGTLDAVGVKDRQQGRSSAL; this comes from the exons ATGG TTACTCTTCGGGACGGAGTGGATGACGGGAGGAACTTCTCGGACGAGGAAAAGGATCCAATGACTTCGAAAGAATTGAACGAGGAGCC TAAGGGTGACTTATCTGTCAACTTTTCCACTATCACCCCCAAAAAACCAAACTCTACCTTACGTAAAGTTGCCAGAGTACGATTAACCTCTGGATTTGAAATCACTGCTTATATACCTGGTATTGGCCATAATTCACAAGAACATTCTGTAGTCTTAGTAAGAGGGGGAAGGGTTAAGGATTTACCCGGTGTGAGATATCACATTGTTCGAGGGACCCTAGATGCTGTCGGAGTAAAGGATCGTCAACAAGGGCGTTCTAGTGCGTTGTAG